Proteins from a single region of Kiritimatiellia bacterium:
- the pyrF gene encoding orotidine-5'-phosphate decarboxylase produces the protein MRKTELIVALDRPSCREAISILAQLPLQIQWFKIGLELFTAEGPAALALLKEKQKNVFLDLKLHDIPNTVARAVRSAASHGASLLTAHTLGGESMLKAAVNAAGEMGTKAPKIIGVTILTSHSQADINSIGIREKISDQVLRLAELALKSGAAGLVASVNEAQRLRQKFGHDFILVTPGIRPAGAEIGDQKRVATPGTAIKAGADFLVVGRPILEAKDPSAAAAAILEEIRIQNSESKINF, from the coding sequence ATGCGCAAAACTGAATTAATCGTCGCGCTGGACCGCCCATCCTGCCGGGAGGCAATATCCATCCTGGCGCAACTGCCCCTCCAAATCCAATGGTTCAAAATCGGCCTGGAGCTTTTCACCGCTGAAGGCCCGGCCGCGCTGGCGCTTTTGAAAGAAAAGCAAAAAAATGTTTTTCTGGACCTCAAACTGCACGACATTCCCAACACCGTCGCCCGCGCCGTCCGTTCCGCGGCAAGCCACGGCGCATCACTTCTGACGGCGCATACTCTCGGCGGCGAATCCATGCTGAAAGCCGCCGTTAATGCGGCCGGCGAAATGGGAACAAAAGCGCCGAAAATCATCGGCGTAACCATTCTGACCAGCCACAGCCAGGCAGATATCAACAGCATCGGCATCCGTGAAAAAATTTCCGATCAAGTCCTGCGCCTTGCGGAACTTGCCCTGAAATCGGGCGCCGCCGGATTGGTGGCTTCCGTCAACGAAGCGCAACGGCTGCGCCAGAAATTCGGCCATGATTTTATCCTCGTGACGCCCGGCATCCGGCCGGCAGGCGCTGAAATCGGCGATCAAAAACGGGTTGCCACTCCCGGAACGGCGATCAAGGCCGGGGCCGATTTCCTCGTGGTGGGCCGGCCGATTCTGGAAGCAAAGGATCCTTCCGCGGCCGCAGCCGCCATATTGGAAGAAATCAGAATTCAGAACTCGGAATCAAAAATCAACTTCTGA
- a CDS encoding efflux RND transporter permease subunit has translation MNISSVFINRPVATVLIMASLGLFGIFAFFKMPVSDLPAVDYPVIEVMVAYPGATPENMAANIATPLEQQFMQIQGIELMTSMNSQGNTLIIIQFDLSKNIDAAANDVQAAISRAMGSLPKDLPSPPQYKKTNPNEMPMIYYGLISETMTPAKLYDYAYSVIGNQINIIEGVSQVQVYGVPYAVRIQVDPDAAAVRGLTLNDICEAVGQGTVMLGSGQLDGKTQTLLLQPQGQLENAAQYGSLIIGMFNDSPVYLRDVASCIDSIQDTRLSLHFWAEQMKKMEGKPVGMVLAVTKAAGANAVDVSRRIKNLMHNLEAVIPDSIQVMLIEDKSRTIVDSITDVQETLVIAFFLVVGVIFFFLGRLKDTLIPSLALPLSLLITFVVMLALDYSLDNLSLMGLTLCIGFLVDDAIVFLENTVRRMEAGENACDASVNGAAEIGFTILSMTLSLAAVFIPLVFMSGLIGRIFREFSIVVVVSIMASGFVSLTLTPMMCRFMLSGHQSGRKTRVEQMANDLVAFCLRWYGVSLHWFLKRRALSLAAWFVTLVATVWLFMLLPKSFLPVGDSGVLRGMFMAPTGTSPERMVECQNKIDRILQEHPAVEESVTVANMAGGNIQANQALAFVFLKEQNRRKPILQVADELTAGISSIPGIFVALRPDPTLHISAGATSETQGQYSYVLTGLDQAKLFASAQKIIAEIRKLPGVIGVSSDMQLDMPNLTINILRDKASYYGVSAEAIEMVIRNAYAQNYVYLIKSTITQYQVIVEVKDSRRAKAEDLENLYVTSQTLGRPIPLRAVCAWEKKIGPSTINHLKQFPAVTIFFNLAPDMPIGTAQRAINQLAAKILPEDISRAFYGEAELFAQTVKSLTVLLFVAVFVMYVIMGVLYESYFHPLTVLSALPVACVGGLLGLLVFGQELSLYAFIGLFMLMGIVKKNGILMVDFAIHLQQQGKNSYEAVHEACLERFRPIIMTTLAAMMGAMPIAVGYGADGASRMGLGITVVAGLIFSQIITLYVTPVIYLYLEDVQEWFYGQKRKAK, from the coding sequence ATGAACATTTCTTCAGTATTCATCAACCGGCCGGTTGCCACGGTTCTGATCATGGCCAGTCTCGGTCTTTTCGGGATTTTTGCTTTTTTCAAAATGCCGGTCAGTGATCTGCCCGCGGTTGATTACCCGGTCATTGAGGTCATGGTGGCCTATCCGGGCGCAACGCCCGAGAATATGGCCGCCAACATCGCCACCCCCCTGGAACAACAGTTCATGCAGATTCAGGGCATTGAATTAATGACCTCCATGAACAGCCAGGGCAACACGCTGATTATCATCCAGTTTGACCTGTCCAAAAACATTGACGCTGCCGCCAACGACGTGCAGGCGGCCATTTCGCGGGCCATGGGCAGTTTGCCCAAGGATCTGCCGTCGCCGCCCCAGTACAAGAAAACCAATCCGAATGAAATGCCGATGATATATTACGGCCTGATCAGCGAGACGATGACTCCCGCCAAGCTCTACGATTATGCCTACAGCGTCATCGGCAACCAGATCAACATTATTGAGGGCGTCTCCCAGGTTCAAGTCTACGGCGTGCCTTATGCGGTGCGCATCCAGGTTGACCCGGATGCGGCCGCGGTCCGCGGTCTTACCCTGAATGATATCTGCGAGGCTGTCGGGCAGGGCACGGTGATGCTGGGGTCCGGACAGCTTGACGGCAAGACCCAGACCCTTCTTCTTCAGCCGCAGGGGCAGCTTGAAAACGCCGCGCAATACGGCAGTTTGATTATCGGCATGTTCAACGACAGTCCGGTTTATCTGCGGGATGTGGCCAGCTGTATTGACAGTATTCAGGACACCCGTCTTTCGCTGCATTTCTGGGCGGAACAGATGAAAAAGATGGAAGGCAAACCGGTTGGGATGGTACTGGCGGTGACGAAGGCGGCCGGCGCGAACGCCGTGGATGTTTCCCGGAGAATCAAGAATTTAATGCACAACCTTGAGGCGGTGATTCCGGATTCCATCCAGGTCATGCTGATTGAGGACAAATCAAGGACCATCGTGGATTCAATCACGGACGTTCAGGAGACGCTGGTTATCGCCTTTTTCCTCGTGGTCGGGGTGATTTTCTTTTTCCTCGGCCGCCTCAAGGACACCCTCATTCCCAGCCTCGCCCTGCCGCTTTCATTGTTGATCACTTTCGTGGTCATGCTTGCGCTGGATTACAGCCTTGACAATCTTTCGCTCATGGGCTTGACGCTTTGCATCGGGTTCCTGGTGGACGACGCGATAGTTTTTCTTGAAAACACCGTCCGGCGCATGGAGGCCGGCGAAAACGCCTGCGATGCCTCCGTAAACGGCGCCGCGGAAATCGGTTTTACGATTCTCAGCATGACCCTTTCGCTGGCGGCCGTTTTCATTCCGCTGGTTTTCATGAGCGGGCTGATCGGGCGGATTTTCCGCGAGTTTTCAATCGTGGTGGTGGTTTCAATCATGGCTTCCGGCTTCGTGTCGCTGACTCTTACGCCGATGATGTGCCGGTTTATGCTGTCCGGCCACCAGTCCGGCCGGAAGACGCGGGTGGAACAGATGGCCAACGATTTAGTGGCGTTCTGCCTGCGCTGGTACGGTGTTTCCCTGCACTGGTTCCTGAAAAGACGCGCACTCAGCCTGGCGGCATGGTTTGTCACGCTCGTTGCCACGGTCTGGCTTTTCATGCTTTTGCCGAAATCATTTCTGCCGGTTGGCGACAGCGGCGTGCTCCGCGGCATGTTTATGGCGCCCACCGGAACTTCGCCCGAGCGCATGGTGGAATGCCAGAATAAAATTGACAGAATTTTGCAGGAGCATCCGGCCGTGGAAGAATCCGTCACGGTGGCCAATATGGCCGGCGGCAATATTCAGGCCAATCAGGCGCTGGCCTTTGTCTTTTTAAAGGAACAGAACAGGCGCAAGCCGATTTTACAGGTGGCGGATGAATTAACTGCCGGAATATCGTCCATTCCCGGCATATTCGTCGCCCTGCGCCCCGATCCCACGCTCCATATCAGCGCCGGCGCCACGAGCGAAACCCAGGGCCAGTATTCTTATGTTCTGACCGGTCTTGACCAGGCGAAACTTTTTGCGAGCGCGCAGAAAATAATCGCTGAGATCAGAAAACTGCCGGGCGTGATCGGCGTTTCGTCCGATATGCAGCTGGATATGCCGAATCTGACCATCAACATTTTGCGCGACAAGGCCTCCTATTACGGCGTCAGCGCCGAGGCGATTGAGATGGTCATCCGCAACGCCTACGCCCAGAACTATGTTTACCTGATCAAATCAACCATTACCCAGTACCAGGTCATCGTGGAAGTGAAGGACAGCCGGCGGGCCAAGGCCGAGGACCTGGAAAACCTGTATGTAACCTCGCAGACCCTGGGCCGGCCGATTCCCCTGCGCGCGGTCTGCGCCTGGGAGAAAAAAATCGGCCCCTCAACCATCAACCATTTGAAACAATTCCCGGCGGTAACTATTTTCTTCAACCTCGCGCCCGACATGCCCATCGGGACCGCCCAACGGGCCATCAATCAACTGGCCGCTAAAATCCTGCCGGAAGATATTTCGCGCGCCTTTTACGGAGAAGCGGAGCTTTTCGCGCAGACCGTGAAGAGCCTGACGGTTTTGTTGTTCGTCGCCGTTTTTGTGATGTATGTCATCATGGGCGTCCTTTACGAAAGCTATTTTCATCCCCTTACCGTGCTTTCCGCCCTGCCGGTGGCTTGCGTCGGAGGGCTTCTCGGCCTGCTGGTTTTCGGTCAGGAATTATCGCTTTACGCTTTTATCGGGCTCTTTATGCTGATGGGTATTGTGAAAAAGAACGGAATCCTGATGGTGGATTTCGCCATCCACCTCCAGCAGCAGGGCAAGAACAGTTACGAGGCCGTGCACGAGGCCTGTCTGGAAAGGTTCCGCCCGATCATTATGACCACCCTTGCGGCCATGATGGGCGCCATGCCGATTGCCGTGGGTTACGGCGCCGACGGCGCTTCGCGCATGGGGCTGGGCATCACGGTCGTGGCCGGGCTTATTTTTTCCCAGATTATCACGCTCTATGTGACTCCGGTCATTTATCTTTATCTGGAAGATGTTCAGGAGTGGTTTTACGGACAGAAACGGAAGGCGAAGTGA
- a CDS encoding efflux RND transporter periplasmic adaptor subunit, which translates to MSAGIAALLLCCPGCGKHKKPEIPPHPVVAGQAFSRTVCGYIDTIGNCVSPAKVLIIPQVSGQIVKIHFIQGREVKRGELLYTIDPRPYQAALDKALAQLAQDESQLELKRLVLERNLPLAPGLYVSPQDLDKYRLEVDMLEAAVEADQAAVEAAQINLGYCFITSPVDGKTGAYLVNEGNVVAANDPGGLVSIQTIAPIYAEFIVTERELMLIRRRMLQTKVRAEITSIEDAALKEYGDLFFLDNEVKPKAGTVTLRAVCRNQEKNFWPGQFINARILLDEIKDAVLIPYAAVQVGAGGQFVFVVKPDATVDLRLIKTGQRYGDDILIEEGVKAGEQVVTSGQLMLRPGSRVKVVSPEAGQGKAEGAN; encoded by the coding sequence TTGTCTGCTGGTATTGCCGCGCTGCTTTTATGTTGCCCCGGGTGCGGCAAGCATAAAAAACCGGAAATTCCGCCCCATCCGGTCGTGGCCGGCCAGGCCTTTTCCCGGACGGTGTGCGGTTATATTGACACCATCGGCAACTGCGTCTCGCCCGCCAAGGTATTGATTATCCCGCAGGTATCCGGCCAGATCGTGAAAATTCATTTTATCCAGGGCCGGGAAGTCAAGCGCGGCGAATTGCTTTACACCATTGATCCGCGGCCTTATCAGGCGGCTCTGGACAAGGCGCTCGCCCAGCTCGCGCAGGACGAGTCCCAGCTGGAACTGAAAAGGCTTGTTTTGGAAAGAAACCTGCCGCTGGCGCCGGGTCTTTACGTGTCGCCTCAGGATCTGGATAAATACCGCCTGGAGGTTGACATGCTGGAGGCGGCGGTGGAAGCCGACCAGGCCGCGGTTGAGGCGGCCCAGATTAACCTCGGTTACTGTTTTATCACCTCGCCGGTTGACGGCAAAACCGGCGCGTACCTGGTCAACGAGGGCAACGTGGTGGCGGCCAACGATCCCGGCGGGCTGGTCTCAATCCAGACCATTGCGCCGATCTATGCCGAATTCATCGTAACCGAAAGGGAGCTGATGCTCATCCGTCGGCGGATGCTTCAGACAAAAGTGCGGGCGGAAATCACTTCCATTGAAGACGCCGCGCTCAAGGAATACGGAGATCTGTTTTTTCTGGACAATGAGGTCAAGCCAAAAGCCGGCACGGTTACCCTGCGGGCAGTTTGCCGGAATCAGGAAAAAAATTTCTGGCCCGGGCAGTTCATCAATGCGCGCATTCTCCTTGACGAGATAAAAGACGCGGTCCTGATTCCATATGCGGCGGTGCAGGTCGGCGCCGGCGGCCAGTTCGTATTTGTGGTCAAGCCGGATGCCACGGTTGACCTCCGGCTGATCAAGACGGGCCAGAGGTACGGCGATGATATCTTGATTGAGGAGGGGGTCAAGGCCGGGGAACAGGTGGTTACCTCCGGCCAGCTCATGCTGCGGCCTGGCTCGCGCGTGAAAGTGGTTTCTCCGGAGGCCGGCCAAGGGAAGGCGGAAGGGGCAAATTGA
- a CDS encoding TolC family protein, protein MRIKLTFCCVFAMAALPFSVSRAQSGWFPEVFPEANISTSSAAFWRADQSTGRSVTNKPLPAGADDPELTGARRLRLVELITLALRRNPAALSAWEQARAAAAQLGQAKSAYYPKIAFQAQIGRDNNVYDDPTQYTPTTRAFNYGPQINVTWLLLDFGSRGFGREAARQTLIASNFQFNRTLQDTIINVETAYFNLDSARMQQAAQEDALKVAEATLEAVEIQMKTGLATITQRLQALQAAAQARYNLESAKAAVTTAQANLAKNVGLPANAALNVEPPAGEPPLAELDLTVNNMIEDALARRPDMAAKFFVFRSKLALAKQADRNIWPQIAGNLNLQRNYFDETINSGQGASANPDGHTDNFAGSFVLSVDLFDGFLKWNKAREAKALAEAARQDLVATEIAAIAEVWNSYYNYKTALKQLEAGRELVAASEKAFNATSLGYKSGLNSIVDMLTQQNNLSSARLTFIQARTALFISSANLAYSTGALAPPERSDLEPVAASVKKMEEEGETK, encoded by the coding sequence ATGAGAATAAAATTAACGTTCTGTTGTGTTTTTGCGATGGCGGCCTTGCCGTTTTCCGTTTCACGCGCACAGAGCGGCTGGTTCCCGGAAGTATTTCCGGAGGCAAATATTTCCACTTCTTCGGCGGCGTTCTGGCGGGCCGATCAATCAACCGGCCGGAGCGTAACCAACAAACCCTTGCCGGCCGGGGCGGACGATCCTGAATTGACCGGCGCCAGGCGCTTGCGTCTCGTGGAACTGATCACGCTGGCCTTGCGGCGCAATCCGGCCGCCCTGAGCGCCTGGGAACAGGCCCGCGCCGCGGCGGCGCAGTTGGGCCAGGCCAAGAGCGCCTATTACCCTAAAATTGCTTTCCAGGCGCAAATCGGCAGGGATAATAACGTTTACGACGATCCGACCCAGTATACTCCGACCACCCGCGCCTTCAATTATGGCCCGCAGATCAACGTAACCTGGCTGCTGCTGGATTTCGGCAGCCGCGGGTTCGGGCGGGAGGCCGCGCGCCAGACCCTGATCGCCTCCAATTTCCAGTTCAACCGGACACTCCAGGACACGATTATTAACGTTGAAACCGCTTATTTTAACCTGGACAGCGCCCGTATGCAGCAGGCGGCCCAGGAAGACGCCCTGAAGGTGGCCGAGGCCACGCTGGAGGCGGTGGAAATCCAGATGAAAACGGGGCTTGCGACCATAACCCAGCGTTTGCAGGCCTTGCAGGCGGCGGCCCAGGCGCGTTATAATCTGGAAAGCGCTAAGGCTGCGGTCACAACCGCGCAGGCCAATCTGGCGAAAAACGTCGGCCTGCCGGCCAATGCCGCGCTGAACGTGGAGCCGCCGGCGGGCGAGCCGCCATTAGCGGAGCTGGATTTGACCGTGAACAACATGATTGAAGACGCCCTCGCGCGCCGCCCGGACATGGCCGCTAAGTTTTTTGTCTTTCGGTCAAAGCTGGCTTTGGCGAAACAGGCCGACCGCAATATCTGGCCGCAAATCGCCGGCAATCTCAATTTACAGCGGAATTATTTTGACGAGACGATCAACTCCGGACAGGGAGCTTCAGCTAATCCCGACGGGCATACCGATAATTTCGCGGGCTCGTTTGTTCTTAGCGTGGATTTGTTTGACGGTTTTTTGAAGTGGAACAAGGCGCGCGAGGCGAAGGCGCTGGCCGAAGCGGCGCGCCAGGACCTGGTGGCCACCGAAATCGCGGCCATTGCGGAAGTATGGAACAGTTATTACAACTATAAGACGGCGTTAAAACAGCTGGAGGCCGGCCGCGAACTGGTGGCGGCTTCCGAGAAAGCCTTTAACGCGACTTCCCTCGGTTACAAGTCCGGCTTGAACAGCATTGTGGACATGCTGACCCAGCAGAACAATCTCTCTTCCGCCCGCTTGACTTTCATCCAGGCGCGGACAGCGCTGTTTATTTCCTCGGCCAATCTGGCTTATTCAACCGGCGCGCTGGCGCCGCCGGAAAGAAGCGACCTTGAACCGGTTGCCGCGTCTGTTAAAAAAATGGAAGAAGAAGGCGAAACAAAATGA
- the hflC gene encoding protease modulator HflC, whose amino-acid sequence MKGTIRRIIGVVAVIAAVVIIAFISGIIYVIDETQQVVITQFGRPVGRPIVSAGLHLKKPVIQQAHYFEKRLLEWDGDPNQIPTKDKKYIWVDTVARWKIVDALKFLQSVGGELGAQTRLSDVINSATRDVITGHLLVEAVRNSNRILESKMEGEDIIVTDEALERIKVGRETLEKMILEKAKILEQQYGIEIKDVRIRRMNYVEDVRNKVYDRMIAERKRAAEKYRSEGMGKTAGIEGQMAKELKEIQSEAYRQAQIVMGKADAEAITIYGDAYNRHPAFYSFLKTMDTYKTTMDDKSTVILTTDSDYYKYLKSLKE is encoded by the coding sequence ATGAAGGGAACAATCCGCAGAATTATCGGTGTGGTCGCCGTCATCGCGGCCGTGGTCATCATTGCGTTTATCAGCGGCATAATATATGTGATTGACGAGACCCAGCAGGTGGTGATTACCCAGTTCGGCCGGCCGGTAGGCAGGCCCATAGTTTCCGCCGGACTGCATTTAAAAAAACCGGTCATTCAACAGGCGCATTATTTTGAAAAAAGGCTGTTGGAATGGGACGGCGATCCGAATCAGATTCCGACCAAGGACAAGAAGTATATCTGGGTGGATACCGTCGCGCGCTGGAAAATCGTGGATGCGCTTAAATTCCTGCAGTCCGTCGGCGGCGAGCTCGGCGCGCAGACCCGGCTCAGCGACGTCATCAATTCCGCGACCCGCGACGTAATCACCGGCCACTTGCTGGTGGAAGCGGTCCGCAATTCAAACCGCATCCTGGAATCCAAAATGGAAGGCGAAGATATTATCGTTACGGATGAGGCCCTGGAGCGTATAAAGGTCGGGCGGGAAACGCTTGAGAAAATGATTCTTGAGAAGGCGAAAATTCTTGAGCAGCAATACGGAATAGAAATCAAGGACGTGCGCATAAGGCGCATGAATTACGTGGAGGACGTGCGCAACAAGGTTTATGACCGCATGATTGCCGAAAGAAAACGCGCGGCCGAGAAGTATCGTTCGGAAGGCATGGGCAAAACCGCCGGGATAGAGGGGCAAATGGCGAAGGAATTGAAGGAAATACAGTCCGAGGCATACCGGCAGGCGCAGATCGTCATGGGCAAGGCGGACGCGGAGGCGATTACCATCTACGGCGATGCCTATAACCGGCATCCGGCGTTTTACTCATTCCTCAAAACCATGGACACATACAAAACCACGATGGATGACAAATCAACCGTGATTTTAACCACCGACAGCGATTATTATAAATACCTGAAATCGCTGAAAGAGTAG